The Zalophus californianus isolate mZalCal1 chromosome X, mZalCal1.pri.v2, whole genome shotgun sequence genome window below encodes:
- the LOC113930516 gene encoding olfactory receptor 10A7-like, with protein MALVSTHWRLQTPMYFFLANLSCLEVCYTSNIVPRMLVDLLRKNRVISMAGCVMQLYFFGALGSTECYLLAVMSYDRYLVVCQPLHYPALMHGTICVWLVIGSWFSGFTVAAAFQAAMVTSLTFCGGNEIDHFFCDLKPLQKLSCSDPRLVNLVCMSLTVLVTLAPFGLTLTSYWKILSMVLHMPSMTGRQKAFSTCSSHLVIVTLFYGTLILVYAVSLAGQVPVLNKTFSLLYTVVTPMCNPLIYSLKNKDVKEALRKPRI; from the coding sequence ATGGCCCTGGTGAGCACTCATTGGAGACTCCAGACACCAATGTACTTCTTTCTGGCGAACCTCTCATGCCTGGAGGTCTGTTATACATCCAACATTGTGCCCAGGATGCTGGTGGACTTGTTGAGAAAGAACAGAGTGATATCCATGGCAGGTTGTGTTATGCAGCTCTACTTCTTTGGGGCTCTGGGCAGCACTGAATGCTATCTTCTGGCAGTGATGTCATATGACCGCTACCTGGTTGTCTGCCAGCCCTTGCACTATCCAGCACTGATGCATGGGACCATATGTGTGTGGCTAGTAATTGGTTCTTGGTTTAGTGGCTTCACAGTGGCAGCTGCATTCCAGGCTGCTATGGTAACCAGTTTGACCTTCTGTGGTGGCAATGAGATTGACCATTTCTTCTGTGACTTGAAACCTCTGCAGAAGCTCTCCTGCTCAGATCCCCGACTGGTCAACCTAGTCTGCATGAGTCTAACAGTGCTGGTGACTTTGGCCCCCTTTGGACTAACCCTAACCTCCTACTGGAAGATTCTTTCCATGGTCTTGCATATGCCTTCCATGACTGGTAGGCAGAAAGCATTCTCTACATGTTCTTCTCATCTAGTGATTGTGACCTTGTTTTATGGGACCTTGATCCTGGTATATGCTGTGTCCTTGGCTGGTCAGGTGCCAGTTCTCAACAAAACCTTCTCCTTGCTCTATACTGTTGTCACTCCCATGTGTAACCCCCTTATCTATAGCCTCAAAAACAAAGATGTCAAGGAGGCCCTGAGGAAGCCGAGGATTTGA